In the Paenibacillus sp. FSL R7-0337 genome, TCACGGTAAGCTCTGCTAATTCTCCCCCGGCGTGTAGCGATATGTGGATGATGCCCTTGAGCGCATCGGTATGCTGAACCGCATTGTGGAATAGATTAAGAAGGACCTGTCTGATCTGGTCAGGATCAACCAGGCAACGGATGCCGCAGGCCAGGTCGAAGACGACCTGCCGCTCTCCGGCCAGCACCCGGAGCTGCGCCTGCATGTCGTCGATCAGCTCGCCCAGCAGTACCTGCTTGACCCGCAGCCGGGGTGCGCCGTCCATCCGGGCGAGCAGAAGCAGGTCCTCCACCAGCTTGTTGATGCGCTTGGCTTCACCGTGCATGCTGTTCAGCGCGCTGTAGAGCTGTTCCCGGTTATCGGCAGCTCCGCGCAGAAGGACCTCCAGGAAGCCGTAGATGGATGTCAGCGGCGTTCGCAGTTCATGGGAAGCATCTGCGGCGAACCGGCGCATCTGCTCTTTCGCCTCCCGCTCATTCTTGAACGAAATCTCCAGCCGCTCCAGCATGCCGTTGAAGGACTGGGCGAGCTGGTCGATCTCAAGCTGGCCCTGCTCCTCAGGGAACCGCACATTCAGGTTGCCGGCATCGATAATCTGGGCCGAACGCCCCATGTTGGATAAGGGGACCAGCGTTTTGCGCAGCGCAGGCAAATACAGCAGCAGCCCGGCCAGCAGAGCCGTTACCGACAATGCGCCGAAGATAAGCAGCTGCTGCAGGATGACATCCTTCAGCGGTCCGGTCTCCACCGTCATCTGCAGAAGCATCCGGGCAGCTCCGGGCCTGCCCAGATTCATGAAGACCGCCAGATGCTCGCTGCCATCCCCGGCGGGAATCAGCTGGTAACTCCCGCCCCTCTTGTCCTGGGGGAGCTTCAACAGCTGGTCATAGGCCTCATTACTCATTCTTGGTGCAGGCGAAGCGGACAGGGTCTCTTCCTTCAAATCCATGAAGCTGCCGTCCTGATTATAGATAGCGAGGGTAGTATGGGCGTCGAGCAGCAGGGGGCGCCGGTCTCCCCCTGGCCGTCTGTTACCTGCATTATTGAAGATTTCAAATGGCACAGAGCGTATCTGGGTCTCCATCGCCTCCGCCCGGTTGCTGTATATGAAATTCCGCATGAGTACATACTGGAGTGTGCCGATCAGTATAAGCAATCCTGAAAGAATGAGCAGCGAGGCGGCGAGCAGCTGCTTGCGCAGGGAACGCGGAGCATGGAATCTGCCTGTGAATCTACGGGTCCGGGCAGTCATACCAGATCCACCCGGTACCCCGCCCCGCGCAGGGTGCGGATGATCCGGTGCTCCTTGTCGCCGAGCTTCTCCCGGAGGGAGCGGATATAGACCTCCACGATATTCTCCTCCCCGCCGAAGTCATAGCCCCACACCTTGTCGAGAATCATCGGCTTGCTCAGGACCAGTCCGTGGTTGATCACCAGATACTGCAGCAGCTCATATTCAGTCGGAGACAGCTCCAGCACCTCCTCCTTATGGCGGATCTCCTTGCGGCGGCCGTCAATCCGGAAGGGGCCGCACCGGACCTCACCGAGCAGGCCGGGAAACTGGTTGCGCAGCCGGGCCTGAATCCGGGCCAGCAGCTCCTCGAAGCTGAACGGCTTCACCATGTAATCATCTGCGCCAAGAGACAGGCCCGCCACGCGGTCGTCCACCTCATCCTTGGCGGTCAGCATGATGATCGCCACCTCCGCTTCCTCGGAACGGAGGCACCGGCAGACCTCGAATCCGTCCATACCGGGCATCATTACATCAAGGATAACAACATGCGGCTTAAAGTCGGCTGCCGTTGCCAGGGCTTCAGCGCCATCTGCGGCGGTTTGTACCTCAAAGCCTTCGTTAATTAGGCCCAGCTCCAGAAACTGAAGGATATGAGGCTCATCATCCACCAGGAGTAGCCGGATACCTTGTGTCGCTTTCATTGGCATTTCCTCCATTTTGAGTAAGTGAAGTTAGTGTAGTATGTCCATAGTATGAATTCCCCGGTTGAACGTTTGCTGAAAATAGGCCTTTGGAGCCACGGATTCGATTCATCCCGGCTGATTGCGGTTAATCATAATGGTTAATCTAATTATAGTGACTTATCGCGCCATGAATATGAAATATAGTTATAAATTTAAACAGTTTAGTTCAGGTAATAAAGGGTTTTTTACGGCGGGCATAGAACACTATTTAGAATATAAGGATACAACATGTCCCGTTCAGCTGTTTTCCTCCCCGTACAACCCGTATTCATCCTGTCTAGGCATTTCTTTTGGGTTAAATCTTTTCACAACACTTCTTTTTAGGGTATCTATTTAGGTCTGCACTTCACAGCATCACTCATTCAACCTAATTTATTACATGTTCCATTACCCATAAGTCAAGGAGGCTCTTCCATGAAGAAAAAAGAGATGGTAGCCATGCTGTTGGCGGGAGGCCAAGGGAAAAGATTAAAAAGTCTGACCAAATCGATTGCCAAACCGGCTGTATATTTCGGAGGAACCTACCGCATCATCGACTTCCCTCTAAGTAACTGCTCGAATTCAGGCATCGATACCGTGGGTGTGCTGACACAGTATGAACCGCTGGTGCTGCATTCGTATATCGGGGTCGGCAGCGACTGGGACCTGAACCGCAAGGATGGCGGCGTATTCGTCTTGCCTCCGCATGAACGGGAGAACGGAAGCAGCTGGTACCGGGGAACGGCAGATGCGATCTACCGCAATCTGAAGTTCGTGGATCAGTTCGATCCGGAGCATGTGTTAATTCTGTCGGGAGACCATATTTACAAGATGGATTATCATGCGATGCTGCAATATCACAAATCCAAGAATGCGGACTGCACCATCTCAGTCATTGACGTTTCACTGGAGGAAGCAAGCCGCTTCGGCATACTGAATACAGAAGATGACCTGAAGATCTATGAGTTCGAAGAGAAGCCAGCCCAGCCTAAGAGCACACTTGCTTCGATGGGGGTATATATTTTCAAATGGGATGTTCTGCGCAAGCATCTGCTTGAGGACGGGGAGAACGCCGGATCATCCCATGACTTCGGTAAGGACATTATTCCGATGATGCTGGGTGAAGGCCAATCGCTGTACGCTTATCCTTTTGAAGGCTATTGGAGAGATGTAGGTACGGTAGACAGTCTGTGGGAAGCGAATATGGATCTCCTGAGCGATACGCCTCCCCTGAACCTGAATGATACCGGCTGGAGAATCTTCACCCGTAATCCGAATCAGCCCGCACAATATGTGGCACCGGGAGCCAAGGTATCGAGCTGCATCATTAATGAAGGCTGCATCGTGCATGGCGAGGTGAAGCACTCTGTCCTCTTTTACGGGGTTGAAGTGGGCGAAGGCAGTGTCATCACCGACTCTGTCATTATGCCCAAGGTGAAGATCGGCAAGAACGTGAGAATTCACAAAGCGATCATCAGTCAGAACACGGTCATTGAGGATAATATGGAAATCGGCGCCGACCGGGAGAATGAGAATGAAATTCTGCTGATCGACAAACGAAGCAAGAAGCTCAAATCTGTAGCAGCCAAAACCATATAACCACAAGAGGGCGGGGGATTCCGATGAAAGAGCTTATGGGTGTAATTAATCTTGATCATGAATTGGATAATTTAAATGAACTGACCTATTTCCGCTGCGGAGCAGCGGTCCCCTTCGCCAGCCGTTACCGGCTGATCGACTTCGTCTTGTCGAACATGATGCGTGCGGAGCTGGAGAGCGTAGGGCTGTTCGTCCGCCGCAAATACCGTTCATTGATGGATCATCTCGGCGACGGCAAATCGTGGGATATGAACCGCAAGCATGGCGGACTGTTCATCCTGCCACCGGACTGGAATGACCCTACGGACACCTCCCTGGGCGACCTGCAGCATTATCATAACAATCTGGATTTCTTCAAAAGGGCTTCGGCCAAATACATCGTCTTCTCCGGCAGCCAGCATATTAACACGGTGGACCTGCAGGACCTCTATCAGTATCACCTGGAACAGGGTGCGGACGTAACGATGGTCTACAAGCAGATTGACGAGCTTCAGCCCGAGCATGACCCGTGCCTGCGGGTCGAGCTTAATGACGACAATCTAGTGACGAATATTCACCATGAGAAGCATCATCCGAATGTGTATCTGGACATCTTCATTATGGAGAAGAAGATGTTCCTGGAGCAGGTGGAGCATTGCATTGCCCATGGCGAGAGCTATTTCTTCCGCGATGCCATTCAGAAGAACCGCCACAAATTCAAAATCTCCGCCTATGAATATAAGGGTTACCATGCCGTTATCAATTCGCTGGAGAGTTACTATAAGAACAGCCTGGAGCTGCTGAAGCAGGAGAATTACTTCGGTCTGTTCAAAGAGAATCCGGTGCAGACCAAGATTAAATACGAGGCGCCAACCCGTTATCTGGACAGTGCGTCGGTCAGCAACTCGCTGGTGGCCAATGGCTGTGTAATCGCCGGGTCAGTGGAGAACAGCGTTATTTTCCGGGGCGTACAGATTCGTAAGGGTGCGAGAATTATTAATTCTGTTATTATGCAGAAATGCGTCATTGAAGAGAATGCTGTGATTGAGAATGTGATCATGGACAAAGATGTGCATCTCAGCAAAGACCGGATACTCGTTGGAGACAGCAGGCGTCCATTTGTCATAGCCAAGAGCAGCAAGATATAATATCTGGATCAGGGGAAATGTACCGCTAGGGGCATTTCCCCTGATCCAGTGTTGTAATAGGCACTATTATCAACAAATACATGCATCCTGTAAGGAGGAACCTGCTGTTGTTCAACGATAAAGAGACTTTCAAACAAGTGTTCCGCGAGAAACTCATCGGGAAATTAGGCAAGCCGCTTGAAGAAGCTTCGAACGCCGACATTTATAATATTCTCGGCAACATGATCCGCGAGAATGCCGGTAAGGACTGGGCGGCCACCAATCAGAAGTTCAAGATCGACAAGGATAAGCAGGTATATTATTTCTCCATGGAATTCCTGATCGGCAGGCTGCTGGGCAATAACCTGCTGAACATGGGTGTGCTGGAGGTCGTTCGCGAGGGCCTTGCGGATCTGGGATTCTGTCTGCAGGATATCGAAGAGGTCGAAGCCGATGCCGGCCTGGGCAACGGGGGGCTGGGCCGCCTTGCAGCCTGCTTCCTGGATTCGCTCGCTTCCCTGCAATATGCAGGGCACGGCTGCGGCATCCGTTATAAATACGGCTTGTTCGAGCAGAAGATTGTAGACGGCTATCAGGTGGAACTCCCGGATTACTGGCTGCAGAATGACAACGTGTGGGAAGTTCGCCGCGAAGATAAACAGGTAGAGGTGCATTTCTGGGGACATGTGGACACCCGCTGGGAGAATGATGAGCTTGTGTTCGAGCACAAGGATTATGAGGCTGTACGGGCGGTTCCGTATGATATCCCGGTGATTGGTGCAGACCGCAGACATGTGAACACGCTGCGGAACTGGAGTGCTGAGTCCATCACCCAGCCATCGAGAGTCTTCGGCGCTCAGGGCGGTACGGATTATCACAAGTTTCTGGAATACAAGCGTTCGGTGGAATCCATCTCTGAATTCCTGTATCCCGATGATTCCCAGTACGAAGGCAAGCTGCTTCGTCTGAAACAGCAGTACTTCATGTGCAGTGCCGGCCTGCAGAGTATTATCCGGACCTTCGCCAAGACGGGCCTGCCGATTGACAGCCTGCCTGACAAGGTAGCCCTGCATATCAATGACACTCACCCTACACTGGTGATCCCTGAGCTGATGCGCATTCTGATGGATGTCTATAATCTGGGCTGGGATCAGGCCTGGAGCATGACTACCCGGATGGTGTCGTATACCAACCATACCATTCTGAGCGAAGCCCTGGAGAAGTGGCCGATCGGCATGGTCAGAGAGCTGCTTCCGCGCATCTTCCTGATTATTGAAGAGATTAACGCCCGCTTCTGCGGCGAACTGATGAGCAAATATCCTGGAGACCAGGACCGGATCAATCAGATGGCGATCATCCATGACGATCAGGTACGGATGGCGCATCTGGCGATTGTTGCCAGCCACAGTGTGAACGGTGTAGCGGCGCTGCATACCGAGATTCTGCAAAAGCGTGAGATGCGGCTGTTCAATGAGATGTATCCGCACCGCTTCAATAACAAGACCAACGGCATTACGCACCGCCGCTGGCTGCAGCATGCCAATCCCGAGCTTGCCGGACTGATCAGCGAGTCGATCGGCACCCGCTGGCTGCATCAGCCACAGGAGATGATCGGACTGATCAAATACAGTGAGGATGCCTCCTTCCAGGAGCAGGTGGCCGCCATCAAACGCCGCAACAAGCTGCATCTGGCTGAATATATCACGAAAAAGCACGGTATTGCGGTAGATCCCGACTCGATCTTCGATGTACAGGTCAAGCGCCTGCATGCCTATAAGCGTCAGCTGCTGAACGTGCTTCATATTATGCATTTGTATAATCAGATCAAGGATAATCCATCCATTAATATCGTGCCGCGGACCTTCATCTTCGGTGCCAAGGCTGCTCCAAGCTATCATCTGGCCAAGCGGATCATTAAACTGATCAATACGGTGGCTGATGTAGTGAACAAAGACCCGGACATTAACGGGAAGATCCGTATCTTCTTCCTGGAGAATTATTCTGTATCGCTGGCGGAGAAGATTATTCCGGCCGCTGATGTCAGCGAGCAGATCTCCACGGCGAGCAAGGAAGCCTCCGGTACCGGCAATATGAAGTTCATGATGAACGGTGCGCTGACGATTGGAACCATGGACGGGGCTAATGTGGAAATGCATGAGATGGTAGGGGACAATAATATGTTCCTGTTCGGCCTCCGTGCAGAGCAGGTACTAGATTATTACCAGTACGGCGGATACCACGCCCGCGATATCTACAATGGCGATGGCCGGGTAAAAGAAGTCTTGGATCAGCTAATCGTCCCTGGCCCCTTCAGTTCCCATGCCCAGGAGTTCGATACGCTCTTCCAGTCGCTGATTGACAACAATGACGAATTCTTCGTGCTTAAGGATTTCGCCAGCTATGTGGAGACCCATGTCAAGATTGACCTGGCTTACCGGAACCAGAAGGAATGGCTGAAGAAGTCCATCATCAATATCGGCCATTCCGGCAAGTTCTCCAGCGACAATACGATTAGCCGCTACGCCGCCGAGATCTGGCATATCGATCCGGTCCGGCTGTAACGCCATAGGTACGGGCCGCAGCTTCAGGCGGTGTAATCAGAGCAGCAAAAGCCGCCCCATCCAGGAATCATTCCTGCGGTGGGGCGGCTTTTTTGATAGATAAGAATTGATATGTTTTGGGGTCCCCGCAAAGTACCTGAGTCATCATCAAAGCTAAGCTCCACTTTGCGGGGTTATTTTGCGGTTCAGGGCTTATTTGCTGCTGATAATGAAGGCTAGCCTTACAGCACCTCGGATACCATGGCTGCGAACCGTTCGAGGAAGCGGCGCTCCTCG is a window encoding:
- a CDS encoding HAMP domain-containing sensor histidine kinase, which codes for MTARTRRFTGRFHAPRSLRKQLLAASLLILSGLLILIGTLQYVLMRNFIYSNRAEAMETQIRSVPFEIFNNAGNRRPGGDRRPLLLDAHTTLAIYNQDGSFMDLKEETLSASPAPRMSNEAYDQLLKLPQDKRGGSYQLIPAGDGSEHLAVFMNLGRPGAARMLLQMTVETGPLKDVILQQLLIFGALSVTALLAGLLLYLPALRKTLVPLSNMGRSAQIIDAGNLNVRFPEEQGQLEIDQLAQSFNGMLERLEISFKNEREAKEQMRRFAADASHELRTPLTSIYGFLEVLLRGAADNREQLYSALNSMHGEAKRINKLVEDLLLLARMDGAPRLRVKQVLLGELIDDMQAQLRVLAGERQVVFDLACGIRCLVDPDQIRQVLLNLFHNAVQHTDALKGIIHISLHAGGELAELTVKDNGSGISAEHLPHVFDRFYRSDSSRTRKYGGSGLGLSITRSIAEAHQGEVTVSSPPGEGAAFKVSLPCLRN
- a CDS encoding response regulator transcription factor, encoding MKATQGIRLLLVDDEPHILQFLELGLINEGFEVQTAADGAEALATAADFKPHVVILDVMMPGMDGFEVCRCLRSEEAEVAIIMLTAKDEVDDRVAGLSLGADDYMVKPFSFEELLARIQARLRNQFPGLLGEVRCGPFRIDGRRKEIRHKEEVLELSPTEYELLQYLVINHGLVLSKPMILDKVWGYDFGGEENIVEVYIRSLREKLGDKEHRIIRTLRGAGYRVDLV
- a CDS encoding glucose-1-phosphate adenylyltransferase, with translation MKKKEMVAMLLAGGQGKRLKSLTKSIAKPAVYFGGTYRIIDFPLSNCSNSGIDTVGVLTQYEPLVLHSYIGVGSDWDLNRKDGGVFVLPPHERENGSSWYRGTADAIYRNLKFVDQFDPEHVLILSGDHIYKMDYHAMLQYHKSKNADCTISVIDVSLEEASRFGILNTEDDLKIYEFEEKPAQPKSTLASMGVYIFKWDVLRKHLLEDGENAGSSHDFGKDIIPMMLGEGQSLYAYPFEGYWRDVGTVDSLWEANMDLLSDTPPLNLNDTGWRIFTRNPNQPAQYVAPGAKVSSCIINEGCIVHGEVKHSVLFYGVEVGEGSVITDSVIMPKVKIGKNVRIHKAIISQNTVIEDNMEIGADRENENEILLIDKRSKKLKSVAAKTI
- the glgD gene encoding glucose-1-phosphate adenylyltransferase subunit GlgD, giving the protein MKELMGVINLDHELDNLNELTYFRCGAAVPFASRYRLIDFVLSNMMRAELESVGLFVRRKYRSLMDHLGDGKSWDMNRKHGGLFILPPDWNDPTDTSLGDLQHYHNNLDFFKRASAKYIVFSGSQHINTVDLQDLYQYHLEQGADVTMVYKQIDELQPEHDPCLRVELNDDNLVTNIHHEKHHPNVYLDIFIMEKKMFLEQVEHCIAHGESYFFRDAIQKNRHKFKISAYEYKGYHAVINSLESYYKNSLELLKQENYFGLFKENPVQTKIKYEAPTRYLDSASVSNSLVANGCVIAGSVENSVIFRGVQIRKGARIINSVIMQKCVIEENAVIENVIMDKDVHLSKDRILVGDSRRPFVIAKSSKI
- a CDS encoding glycogen/starch/alpha-glucan phosphorylase, whose protein sequence is MFNDKETFKQVFREKLIGKLGKPLEEASNADIYNILGNMIRENAGKDWAATNQKFKIDKDKQVYYFSMEFLIGRLLGNNLLNMGVLEVVREGLADLGFCLQDIEEVEADAGLGNGGLGRLAACFLDSLASLQYAGHGCGIRYKYGLFEQKIVDGYQVELPDYWLQNDNVWEVRREDKQVEVHFWGHVDTRWENDELVFEHKDYEAVRAVPYDIPVIGADRRHVNTLRNWSAESITQPSRVFGAQGGTDYHKFLEYKRSVESISEFLYPDDSQYEGKLLRLKQQYFMCSAGLQSIIRTFAKTGLPIDSLPDKVALHINDTHPTLVIPELMRILMDVYNLGWDQAWSMTTRMVSYTNHTILSEALEKWPIGMVRELLPRIFLIIEEINARFCGELMSKYPGDQDRINQMAIIHDDQVRMAHLAIVASHSVNGVAALHTEILQKREMRLFNEMYPHRFNNKTNGITHRRWLQHANPELAGLISESIGTRWLHQPQEMIGLIKYSEDASFQEQVAAIKRRNKLHLAEYITKKHGIAVDPDSIFDVQVKRLHAYKRQLLNVLHIMHLYNQIKDNPSINIVPRTFIFGAKAAPSYHLAKRIIKLINTVADVVNKDPDINGKIRIFFLENYSVSLAEKIIPAADVSEQISTASKEASGTGNMKFMMNGALTIGTMDGANVEMHEMVGDNNMFLFGLRAEQVLDYYQYGGYHARDIYNGDGRVKEVLDQLIVPGPFSSHAQEFDTLFQSLIDNNDEFFVLKDFASYVETHVKIDLAYRNQKEWLKKSIINIGHSGKFSSDNTISRYAAEIWHIDPVRL